Proteins encoded within one genomic window of Candidatus Cloacimonadota bacterium:
- a CDS encoding nucleotidyltransferase domain-containing protein: MDQTEIIAIAKRFVELVKKDFPMKNAYLFGSYANGEASEERDIDIAIVLDKITGNYLDQNTALFKLRRNVDLRIEPILLEDGNDLSGFLSKIKSTGIKIYSA; this comes from the coding sequence ATGGATCAAACAGAAATTATCGCAATAGCAAAGCGTTTCGTGGAATTAGTGAAGAAAGATTTTCCGATGAAAAATGCTTATCTATTTGGTTCTTACGCAAATGGTGAAGCTTCAGAAGAAAGAGACATTGATATTGCAATAGTTTTAGATAAAATTACCGGTAATTATCTCGATCAAAATACTGCACTATTTAAACTTAGAAGAAATGTTGATTTGAGAATTGAACCAATACTCCTGGAAGATGGAAATGATCTTTCCGGGTTTCTTTCAAAGATTAAAAGTACCGGAATAAAAATTTATTCAGCATAA